A window of the Synchiropus splendidus isolate RoL2022-P1 chromosome 6, RoL_Sspl_1.0, whole genome shotgun sequence genome harbors these coding sequences:
- the LOC128761173 gene encoding ras-related protein rab7-like encodes MTSRKKVLLKVIILGDSGVGKTSLMNQYVNKKFSNQYKATIGADFLTKEVMVDDRLVTMQIWDTAGQERFQSLGVAFYRGADCCVLVFDVTAPNTFKTLDSWRDEFLIQASPRDPENFPFVVLGNKIDLENRQVTTKRAQAWCQSKNNIPYFETSAKEAINVEQAFQTIARNALKQETEVELYNEFPEPIKLDRNDRAKQSAESCSC; translated from the exons ATGACATCCAGGAAGAAAGTTCTTCTGAAGGTCATCATCCTGGGGGATTCAGG AGTTGGAAAAACCTCCCTCATGAACCAGTATGTCAACAAGAAGTTTAGCAACCAGTACAAAGCCACAATAGGAGcagacttcctgaccaaggAGGTGATGGTGGATGACCGACTTGTTACAATGCAG ATCTGGGACACAGCCGGCCAGGAGAGGTTCCAGTCTTTGGGCGTCGCCTTCTACCGAGGAGCAGACTGCTGCGTGCTGGTGTTTGATGTGACCGCGCCCAATACCTTCAAGACCTTGGACAGCTGGAGGGACGAGTTTTTGATTCAGGCCAGTCCCAGAGACCCAGAGAACTTCCCGTTCGTGGTGCTTGGCAATAAGATCGACTTGGAAAATAGACAG GTCACCACCAAAAGGGCCCAGGCCTGGTGTCAGAGTAAGAACAACATTCCGTACTTCGAGACCAGTGCCAAGGAAGCCATCAACGTAGAACAAGCATTCCAGACGATTGCTCGCAACGCCCTCAAACAG GAGACGGAGGTGGAGCTGTATAATGAATTCCCAGAGCCCATCAAACTGGATAGGAATGACAGAGCTAAACAGTCGgcagagagctgcagctgctaA